The Prevotella sp. oral taxon 299 str. F0039 genome has a segment encoding these proteins:
- the nrfA gene encoding ammonia-forming cytochrome c nitrite reductase encodes MAKQLKKWKGWMLFGGSMLVVFVLGLICFSLLERRAEVASIFNNRRVAMTDSIVSQNEKFKEDFPMEYETWAMTEDTTFQSKYNGSQERDILEAYPDIVIIWAGYAFSKQYNTPRGHRHALEDMRKILRTGNPGVDNDTDIQPGTCWTCKGPDVPRLMREKGVAAFYGAKWSEWGDENMNTVGCSDCHDARTMELKPARPALYEAWQRAGKDVKKAGHQEMRSLVCAQCHTEYYFEKENHQYLKFPQDKGLTCEDAEAYYDSIGFYDYIHPLSKAKILKAQHPGYDLFKQGIHGQRGVSCADCHMPYMQKGGIKFTDHHVQSPLAKIDRTCQTCHRQDAEVLRQNVYERQKKVYDFAVKVNKELATTHLEAEFAWKKGATESEMATALNDIRKSQWRWDYSLASHGAAFHAPQEVMRLLAESMSYAKSARIEIARVLAKHGFTGQVPLPDISTKAKAQAYIGLDMKALKQKKAKFLDTIVPKWIERAKQKKRFISQPV; translated from the coding sequence ATGGCAAAGCAATTGAAGAAATGGAAAGGATGGATGCTTTTTGGTGGTTCCATGCTAGTTGTATTTGTGTTAGGACTTATCTGTTTCTCTCTATTAGAGCGCAGAGCAGAGGTTGCAAGCATTTTTAATAATCGCCGAGTAGCGATGACAGACTCTATAGTTTCACAGAATGAGAAGTTCAAAGAGGACTTTCCTATGGAGTATGAAACATGGGCAATGACCGAAGATACAACGTTTCAAAGTAAGTATAACGGCTCACAAGAGAGAGATATCCTAGAGGCTTATCCCGATATTGTAATTATTTGGGCTGGCTATGCTTTCTCAAAACAATACAATACTCCACGTGGTCACCGCCATGCTCTTGAAGATATGCGTAAGATTTTGCGTACTGGTAACCCAGGAGTAGATAATGATACCGACATACAACCAGGTACTTGTTGGACTTGTAAGGGTCCTGATGTGCCACGTTTAATGCGTGAAAAGGGTGTAGCAGCATTCTATGGAGCTAAATGGAGCGAGTGGGGAGATGAGAATATGAACACTGTTGGATGCTCTGATTGTCACGATGCACGCACAATGGAATTGAAACCAGCTCGTCCTGCCTTATATGAAGCATGGCAAAGAGCAGGTAAAGACGTTAAAAAAGCAGGTCATCAAGAAATGAGATCGCTTGTTTGTGCACAATGTCATACCGAATATTACTTTGAAAAAGAGAACCATCAGTATCTTAAGTTCCCACAAGATAAGGGCTTAACATGCGAAGATGCTGAAGCATATTACGATAGTATTGGATTCTACGATTATATTCATCCATTGTCAAAGGCTAAGATTTTGAAGGCTCAACACCCAGGATATGATCTGTTTAAACAAGGTATTCACGGACAAAGAGGTGTGAGTTGTGCAGACTGTCACATGCCTTATATGCAAAAAGGTGGTATTAAATTCACCGATCACCATGTGCAAAGTCCTCTTGCAAAGATTGATAGAACATGTCAAACATGTCACAGACAAGATGCAGAAGTACTTCGTCAGAACGTTTATGAGCGTCAAAAGAAAGTGTACGACTTCGCTGTTAAGGTGAATAAAGAACTTGCAACCACCCATTTAGAAGCTGAATTTGCTTGGAAGAAGGGTGCAACAGAAAGCGAAATGGCTACTGCTCTAAACGATATTCGCAAGAGTCAATGGCGTTGGGACTATTCTTTAGCAAGTCATGGTGCTGCTTTCCATGCTCCACAAGAGGTGATGCGACTCCTTGCAGAATCAATGTCGTATGCTAAGAGTGCACGAATTGAAATAGCAAGAGTACTTGCTAAGCATGGATTCACAGGTCAAGTGCCTCTCCCAGACATCTCAACTAAGGCAAAAGCACAAGCTTATATCGGTTTAGATATGAAAGCATTGAAACAAAAGAAAGCTAAGTTCCTCGACACCATCGTTCCAAAATGGATCGAGAGAGCTAAGCAAAAGAAAAGATTTATCTCTCAACCTGTTTAA
- the nrfH gene encoding cytochrome c nitrite reductase small subunit, with amino-acid sequence MDIRKLIKVNTLFTYRQKIIALVMSGTIVGLALVFAYYLRLHTYLISDDPGACVNCHIMAPYYATWSHSSHGRNATCNDCHVPHQNIAMKYFFKGKDGMKHVAYFVTNSERQAIRAEEASSEVIMDNCIRCHSQLNQEAVKTGRIDYMAAKRGEGMACWDCHRDVPHGGMNSLTKTPNAETQVPMPPNPVPEWLQKALKR; translated from the coding sequence ATGGATATACGTAAGCTGATAAAAGTGAATACTTTATTTACCTATCGCCAAAAGATTATTGCATTGGTAATGAGTGGTACTATTGTAGGATTAGCCCTCGTTTTTGCTTATTATTTGCGTTTGCATACCTATTTAATAAGTGACGACCCTGGAGCTTGTGTCAATTGCCACATCATGGCACCTTATTATGCAACATGGTCGCATTCTTCTCATGGTAGAAATGCAACATGTAATGATTGTCATGTGCCACATCAAAACATCGCAATGAAATATTTTTTCAAAGGAAAAGACGGAATGAAGCATGTTGCTTACTTTGTAACTAATTCTGAACGTCAAGCCATTAGAGCTGAAGAAGCATCTTCAGAAGTGATAATGGACAATTGCATTAGATGTCACTCGCAGTTAAATCAAGAAGCAGTTAAAACGGGTCGAATTGATTATATGGCTGCTAAACGAGGCGAAGGAATGGCTTGTTGGGATTGTCATCGTGATGTTCCACATGGCGGAATGAACTCTCTTACCAAGACACCAAATGCAGAAACACAGGTACCAATGCCGCCAAATCCTGTTCCAGAGTGGTTACAAAAAGCCTTAAAGCGATAA
- a CDS encoding cytochrome c biogenesis protein ResB, protein MWQKPWNLREGIAIGCGLLVIGAILQFITGGILWQLFAFPANALALLIYLLLIGTAYWMREKVYFIRYLMSTKSAASSILFVLVLTFIMGLTRQVPSGNKAVDPIGLTNMLSFWPFVLVYLWMTTTIGLATLQRLVHFKKQRFASVISHLGLFIVVVCGTLGSADIQKLKMYCLPGQAEWRAMDEHGRLKDLSLAIELHRFILEKYPAELQKVRADKGQTTMMKIPTPKRYASEVEIYTEEGDYYKTMIEVNKPFSVNGWKIYQFSYDERFGKNNTVSIFELVTDPWLPYVYIGIGMMLLGALLMFLKFGKETIKDRKENDYL, encoded by the coding sequence ATGTGGCAAAAACCTTGGAATTTGCGTGAAGGAATCGCTATTGGGTGCGGACTTCTTGTGATAGGAGCAATACTTCAGTTCATCACAGGGGGAATACTTTGGCAGCTTTTCGCCTTCCCAGCTAATGCGCTTGCATTGCTTATTTATCTTTTACTGATAGGAACAGCCTATTGGATGCGTGAGAAAGTCTACTTCATTCGATATCTCATGAGCACCAAGTCGGCAGCTTCTTCCATTCTTTTCGTGTTGGTTCTCACCTTTATAATGGGCTTAACACGTCAAGTTCCTAGTGGAAATAAAGCCGTAGACCCCATCGGTTTAACCAATATGTTGTCGTTTTGGCCCTTCGTTCTCGTCTATTTATGGATGACAACCACCATTGGTTTGGCTACACTTCAACGCCTTGTGCATTTCAAAAAACAACGCTTTGCCAGCGTAATATCGCACCTCGGACTCTTTATTGTTGTCGTTTGCGGAACCTTAGGCTCTGCAGATATCCAAAAACTAAAGATGTATTGTCTTCCAGGACAAGCCGAATGGCGTGCAATGGACGAACATGGACGTCTTAAAGACTTGTCTCTTGCCATCGAACTCCATCGTTTTATCCTCGAAAAATATCCTGCCGAGCTACAAAAAGTGCGTGCCGACAAGGGTCAGACAACGATGATGAAGATTCCAACTCCAAAAAGATATGCCAGCGAAGTGGAAATTTATACCGAAGAAGGAGATTATTATAAAACCATGATCGAGGTGAACAAACCCTTCTCAGTTAATGGTTGGAAGATCTATCAGTTTAGCTATGACGAACGTTTTGGAAAGAATAACACCGTTAGTATCTTTGAGTTGGTAACCGACCCATGGCTCCCCTATGTTTATATTGGCATCGGAATGATGCTTTTAGGTGCTTTACTTATGTTCCTTAAGTTTGGAAAAGAGACCATAAAAGATAGAAAGGAGAACGATTATTTATGA
- the ccsA gene encoding cytochrome c biogenesis protein CcsA produces MIWDYFIYFALAAALLWIAGAYLAWRNRLTPSVIATSIGLVVFFAYILMMWITLERPPMRTMGETRLWYSFFLPLIGIFVYSRCKYHWILSFSTILALVFIGVNLFKPEIHTKAMMPALQSPWFAPHVIVYMFAYALFGASTLMALYILFKAHRHYKEVQVVSSSNAETTPLNPENAETPCNRFDASVEFGIIDGMVCVGWAFLTIGMLFGSLWAKDAWGHYWAWDPKETWAAITWFAYLLYMHYRLIPTHNRKYSLYILIVGFLLLQMCWWGINYLPSAQGTSIHTYNS; encoded by the coding sequence ATGATTTGGGACTATTTTATATACTTCGCTTTAGCGGCTGCTTTGTTATGGATTGCGGGCGCATATCTTGCTTGGCGCAATCGTTTAACACCATCGGTAATAGCAACAAGCATTGGTCTTGTAGTGTTCTTTGCCTACATTTTGATGATGTGGATAACGCTCGAACGACCTCCAATGCGTACAATGGGAGAGACACGACTATGGTATTCGTTCTTTCTTCCATTGATAGGAATCTTTGTTTATAGTCGTTGTAAATACCATTGGATTCTCTCTTTTTCTACAATTCTTGCGCTTGTGTTCATCGGAGTGAACCTCTTTAAGCCCGAAATACACACCAAAGCCATGATGCCAGCATTGCAAAGTCCTTGGTTTGCGCCTCATGTTATAGTGTATATGTTTGCTTATGCACTCTTTGGAGCATCTACTCTCATGGCACTTTACATTCTTTTTAAGGCGCATCGGCATTATAAAGAAGTGCAAGTGGTTAGTAGTTCTAATGCAGAAACAACTCCTTTGAATCCTGAAAATGCAGAAACGCCCTGCAATCGCTTTGATGCTTCTGTAGAGTTTGGCATCATCGATGGAATGGTTTGCGTGGGTTGGGCTTTCTTAACCATAGGAATGCTCTTCGGATCGCTATGGGCAAAGGATGCATGGGGACACTATTGGGCATGGGATCCCAAAGAAACTTGGGCAGCAATAACATGGTTTGCCTATCTACTTTACATGCACTATCGCCTCATTCCTACACATAATAGGAAGTATTCGCTTTACATTCTTATCGTAGGATTCTTGCTGTTACAAATGTGTTGGTGGGGAATTAACTACCTTCCATCGGCTCAAGGCACCAGTATTCACACCTATAATAGTTAG